In Callospermophilus lateralis isolate mCalLat2 chromosome 15, mCalLat2.hap1, whole genome shotgun sequence, the genomic stretch GTAGGTGGGAGGGCAGGGAGCTGTGTGCCGTGCCCCACTCCTGGGGGTGCTCTCTCCTGCTACCTTGACGTCTCTGGAGCTCATCAGGGTGTGGGTCTAGCCGAAGTCAGCTAGGGGACTTCTACCTTCCGggctctggggggggggggtctttcCCAGGGATGGTTGTGCTCAGAGGCAGTGAACCCCAAGACACCCTGGAGGGGGTGATGTCACTTTAAGAAACTGGTCATCAGGGTCAAAAGGCCCCGTGGACCTGAAGTGACTGTCAGTATTTACGAATTCAGACTAGAGCTAACCAGTGCACGCTGCCCCTAGAATAACCTGACCACTCTCCCCTCCCACTTCTGTGAACACGTGCTACCTGGTCACTATCAGAGCTGGGCACGCAGGAACAAACCTGATAAGAAGCCCAGACACCACACCGTGTCACAGGATGTTTAAAGTGAGGACAGGCCTTTGAAGGTTTCCTCAAGGAGCCCATGTCCCCGAGGATGTGCCGAAGCATTTTAAATGACCACAGTGCCTCTACGCACCCAGTCTGGAGGGTGGTGGGAGGCCGAAGGCCAGCTGGGAGGCCTTCTGTGAGGCAGGGAGGGGCCTGGATGGCAGCCTCTAGCAGGGCCCTGAGCTGTGGGAGCTGAGCCATTGGGGGCCTGGCCTCTTGCAGCTCATCCAGACGGAGCTGGAGGAGGAGCCTGGGGACCGCAGCCCGGGCCAGGGCAGCCTGCGCTTCCGCCACAAGCCACCGGTGGAGCTCAAGGGGCCGGACGGGATCCACGTGGTGCACGGCAGCACAGGCACACTGCTGGCCACCGACCTCAACAGCCTGCCAGAGGATGACCAGAAGGGCCTGGGCCGCTCGCTGGAGACGCTGACCGCCGCAGAGGCCACTGCCTTTGAGCGCAACGCCCGCACGGAATCCGCCAAATCCACACCCCTGCACAAGCTCCGAGACGTGATCATGGAGAGTCCCCTGGAGATCACGGAGCTGTGACCCATTCGGAAGACTTGCGGGTGTGAGCAGCAGCCCCAACGGCTCGCTCCCCCCGGGGCAGCAGCAAGCGCAAGGCCCGTCGGGCCGGCACCACGTGGGCAGCCTCTGTTGGCCTCACAGCTGCTCAGATCCCACTCTGGCCAGACATTCATCCAGCATCTGATCTCTATCTTcataaaatttgttatttttttaagaaaaccaaacaaaaatgcTAAGTATCTAAGGACAAGGTAAGGAGGGCCGCTGGGGCCCCCAGGAGTCTGGGGACCAGCTCGGCTGAGGCCACTGGGGGCTCCCTTTCTGCTCTACCCTGGCCACGTGCCAGGCTGCCACAGCAAGAGTCCAGCACAGGACAGAGACCCAGAGCCGCAGCCCTGCTGGCCTGCCACGACTTCAAGTCCCACTGACTGCTGACCGTCTAGATCCGACAAGACAAGAAGGTCAAGTTCAATAAGCATTTTCTCCATCTCACCGGCTTCCCAAATGTGCCCAGCATATAAAGAGACATGACTGACATTCCCTCGGGTTTTGaatgtggagtgtgtgtgtgctcCTTTTTAAATTCAGTTATTCCCTCAGTATTTTTCCCCTTGGTTTTGTTGAACTGGAACTCACTGAAAAGTTTTTGGAATGGTCTGTTTAAAGGACTGGCAATACACTGGCTCTGGTAACCTCCCCGTGTGTGGCCTGAGATGGGGGTCAGGGGTGAAGGGCAGGCCTGGGCTTCAAGTGCTCCCCGACCCACTGCTGGCCCTGGGACTTGCGGGGATCAAGTGCCTCTGTTTTAATTTGAACCCACTTTGCTTTCTTTTCCTGGCCAAGGGTGCTGAAGGGACCAGGGGAATGGAGCTCAGCAGAGACCAAACTCCTCTAGCAAGGTATCACACACTCAAGCCCAGATCTGGTTAACAGAACTTTATTGTTAAATCACAGAAATTTTAGtgcaaaacaaatgaaaacacaaaGTTCATTTCATAGCATCTGCTCTGCTTGTCTCTTGGCAACCAGAAGTAGAACAGCTTTGGTGGCCAAACAGGCAGCGGCGGACCCAGACAATTGTACCCACTCCACACCCAACAGACCCTGCCTGCCACTCTCTACCAAGCAGGGACTTAGGAGCTGTTATCCACATTTATCTGaaagggaaaattaaaaaaaaaaaaaaatccacagcaggggcaggggcacGAAGCAGGACTCCAGCAGACACTCGAGCAAGCGGTTGCCACCGTGCACAGGACCTCCAGGTACAGCCAGCAGGTTACATTCAGGTGAAATTTCCCCTCCCAACCCAAACCCACAGAACCCCAAACAAGGCATCCCCAGGAaaagacaggaaaacaaaaacaagggtCAACCTGGGGCCACCGCACCCACTGGCCACCAGTAGCGGCTTCCAAGGTCTCTGCACTGTCCCCATAGGAATTATTTAAAACACCTAATTCTTCTGAACTGCCTCTGGCTGCTCTGTACAGCAGGAAAGGGGACACTCCCTCCTTAGgataggaagtgacctcagaagcACAAACCCCAGCACCCAAGCCTGTCAGGGCTCAGAACGAGGCCCCTGCTGAGAGGGTGGCTCAAGACCTCAGGCCAGTGTGTTCCCCCAGCAGAGGGGACACTGAAGCAGCTATGTTGGTGGGGGGAAACACCTCCCCCGTGACAGCAATGCTACAATAAGGGAGACAAAtcgggagtggccaaaaggagggTCCTGCTCTTATGACAGGTCTGTGCGTTCATTACCCCAGACACACAAGGAGGGAAAGAGGCTACGGCTTCTCCAAGATGGAATCCTAGTTCCACACGTGACGCTTGCAATGCTCAACAGCCTGGTAGGAAAGAGGAAACGGGGTTCAGGTGACAGGCTCAATTCCTGCCCATTACATCGCACATCACCCAGGATCTGGCATCATGTCCGGTGGCTCACACCAGATGCTGAGGACTCATTCAAAACCAAGGAACACGGGGCCAGTGGAACTTTGGCGCCTCCTAAGGCCAGAGCCCAGTTCAGCAGACGCAAAACCTTTAGTGCGGTGCAGATGAGCACCTGCGCAGGCAGGGCCCAGGACCCCTCCAACTACTGACATCTGGTCCCCAAGAACCTGTGTCACAGCTGCACAAGGGCAAATCCACCTCATCACGAGCCGTGGCACACCCCAGCTCAGGTCTCTAACCACGGGCACCTTTACTCCCACCAATGGCAGGGTGATGGTGCACATGGGCAGGGACCTGGACAGGACCAGGTGTGGGCCTCTCCCTGCAGTGACCCACAATAACTCCTCCGGGAAACAgtcaaaaggaaggaagaggaggaaaaagtTAAAGGAACACAGAGTAACAAGGCCAGAACAAATCCCCACCCAAGAAAGTGGCATGGGTCACCCAACCGGTGGCTGCCCAGCCAGGATGGTGCCCACAGAGTTCTGGGGCTGCTGGGCAGGGGCTCCATTCAAGAAGACCTCCAGCTGGCCTTGGGTAGGATTCAGGCCAGGCTCCAGGAGGGCAAATGTGCTGGGGTGAGGGGACCCATGCAAGGGTCTGGGCAATGAGTCCCAGAGGCCTGGCGGTTCCCGGAGTGACCTCATGAAGGTCTGACACTATCAGCAGGGGACTGACGACAGCTGGAAAGCAGACATACCAGAGCACACCCAGCACCCTTCACCCCAGAAGACGAGAGGCAGGCGGGCCCGCCTTCGCTGGGCAACTCAGAAGGGGCCTAACTGCCTCTCTGGGCTGCGGTTTTCGCACTTACAGAAGGCAGGGTGGAGAGCTGACCATGAGGTCCCTATCAGAGCAGGACTCCCAAGGGGCCACCCACTGGAAGGCAGTTGGCCGAGCTACTCACATTACACTGGGCTGCCGTCTCCACGTTCCGGCACCAGTAGCTGGGGCCCCAGACACATCTCTCAGCTCCCAAGAGCAGCTTGCGGGCAGAGGAGCAGGCCCCGATTTTCTACAGGGGAAAAGGGGGGAGAATCGGGAGCTGCCCAGCCCACCCCTTCCAAAGTCAAAATTAACAGCTTCCAGGAAGCAGCTGGAAGGGGACATGCTCTCAGACCCGTGAAGAGGGCAACGGATGCCACCAGAGGCCCGGGGCCCTGCACTCCCCGCTCCCCCGGGCTCCCCCTGATGGCCAGAGTCACAGAGGAACCTCCAGCCCTGCCGCCCAGCGAGGCTCACCGAGCACACAAAGGACGGGTCCATCACCTCCACGAGGACCTCGACCAGCACGGGCTCGTACTCGGTCACAAACTCGTCACACTGCCAAGTGAGAAGGGGACACAGGACCAGGTCTGGGCACGTTTAAGCAGACAGGACAAGCTCTTCCACCAGTCCCTGTCACTCCTAGGCCAGTGGGCCCTGGGACTCCCTCCCCGAGGACCCGCCCTCTGCCCTCACTAGCAGACTCCTCCCCTCTGCAGCTCCAGGAAGATTAACAGGTCATCTCTCAGCCCAGCCAACTCCAGGCCGGGGACAGCCACAGTCTGCTTCCTTCCACTTCCAGGGGCACCGCAGGGAGCTGCCCCAGCCCCTGCTACCTGCTTCTGGTAGGGCTCCGGCAGGAAGCTGCAGCCCTTCTCGAGCGCGGACAGGATCTCCTGCTTGGTGCTGTTCTTCTCCAGGTTGTGCTCCAAGTAGCCGACCAGCTTCTTGCACACCTCACAGAAGGGACCGTCCTTCAGGGGAGTCACCCGGGCTACACAAGAGAACACAGGGCTTGATGCTGACAGGGTCCTTCCAGACTCAGGAGGGGCCATCCTGTGCCTCGTGTGCCCTGGGCTCACCGGGCAGTGCAGGCGACTTGGGCAGCACGGGCGACTTGGGCAGCGGGGGCAGCTCAGGCAGTCCGATTCGGCCAATCATCTCGAGCTGGCCCTTGCCAGAGGAGCAGAGACGGAGCTCTCTGCACACCTGCTCAGGGTTCAGCTCCTCCTCAAGCACTGACAAGATGTACCCGCTGTATGTGTCCACCACCTCCTGGCACATGGTCGACACAGACTTGGGCAGCATCGAGCACGCCGTATCCAAAGCATGGACAATTTTTTCCTGGAACAGAGAATCAAGCGCGGTGGAGAGAGACTCTGAAAACAGGAGGACAGCAGTCCACAGGAGGCACTGCCCCTCCCTTGGAAGACCGCACAGAATTACACCAGAGCTGCCCGCAGAACAAGGGTGGCCCGCACCCCCATAGCCGAGAGGGCCCCACAGAAGAAACAGCCTTTGAAGGAGAGGATGTGGCCGTGCACATCCCAGGCTGGTGCCAACCAGGGAGGGGAGCTggccatggctcagtggtagagtgcttgcatggcACATGCCAGGCCCGGGTTCACCCTTAGGATAGTGGGAGTTAAGGGGAAAAAAGTAAGGAGGGCCAGATCCCTCTCCCTGGCTGAGTTCTCCCGCTGGAGCATCCTTCAAGGAGGGCCACGCACCATGGTGCTGTTGTTGTTGATCAAGTCGGCCACCTTCTTCACCACGAATTGACACGCCTTGCACAACACATTAGCATGGGCCAGGATCAGCTCCTCCTGTTGACAAAGAGAGACACACATTCACACTGGGACTCAGGCCCTCGCTCCCGCTGCCGTTATAAGCTGCAGAGGGCTGTGGGGACCAGGGCAGGTTAGCAGCACACCAAGGGCCCCTGCCTACTGAATTCAAAAGGATGCGTGGCTTCCTCCACATCTGGGGTTCCATGCCCTGCTGCTTCTTACACAGCAGGCGATCCAGCCCTTCCccagtcctctaccaccacccccCTCCTCTACTCCCACACCACCCCAAATTCAGGAATGTGTATTTCAGAAGGTAGGAGCAGTCCCCTCCCTCACCCCAAAGAGCTATCTCCCTGCTCTTGTGTCTGGTTCTACTATTTCATCATTCCACATCACTTTGGGAGACAGATGGCAGCCAGGGAACAGAATGAGAGTCACTGTATCTGACAGCTATTTAGAAATCAAGAGTTGTAACCCCATTTCAGGTTTGCTTTTTACTTTCCCAAACCTCATTAACACCTGCGATTGTTTTTCTAGAACCTACCTTTAATAAAGCAATAACACTACTGGGTAGAACCTCGCAACAACCCAGGTGCTCCGTCCAGCACAGAGGCAGCTGAACGCCTCAAGGAAGCTGACGGAACAAGGGACCTGAAGTTGAATTTTGCTTGACTTTGGCTTAAACATTTAAGTGGTCACGTGTTAAACAGTGAACCCTGTACTGCTCCTCCGTGCACTCTGGCCGCGAACTTGGTGGGGAGGGTGGGTGAGGGGCACCTCTGGGAGCAGGAGGCTGAGCTCCCCTTATTCCATCTGACACCTCAACCCTTTCTGCAGCCATACAGAGAAGAAACAGAGGGCACAGGGGCTTCATGACCCTAGAATACTACCTGACCACAGGAAGTGCTGGGTTCAAGTTCACTATGGGCTCTTTACCCACGTACAAGCAGTGGGCCCTGTGAGGCTTCTGCACAAGCCCTGGGGAGGGCGGCCTAGACTCGGCACTATGGCTCCAGTATGGGGAAGGATCCAGGAGGCACACGTGAAAAGGTCAGGGCTGAGCTGGCACTGCAAAACCACTGGATCTGAAAACCACCACCAGGGCCTTGGCCCAGGAACACAGCACAGGGTGGAGGTGGGACAGCCATGAGACGCCAGGTAGGGAACAGAAAGTGTGTGACACAGCATGGAGTGGCCAGCTGTTCCATAGCCATAGTCCACATACAACAACAGCGGGTACCTCGAGGGGATCCATCAGTTCCAGGGCAGGCAGGACGTTCTCGGAGGCCACTCTGGCGGGAATCAGGGTCTGCAGAGGCACTTCCTTGACCTCGTCACAGAACCCAACCAGCGCGCAGATCTCCTTGGGTTGCTGAAAGGGCACAGAACCAGCAGTCAGACAGCCCACGCCCGCCTTCTTAGCCCCTCTCCAGACACTGGGGTTGGGGTGCTGAGGAGCTCCCCAGCCCCAGGGTCAAGGCTGACCCCACCCACCCTGACTGGCAGGGATTCCAGGCTCAACTTCAACTTAGAAGGACTCATGTCCAAGAGCAGAGCATGGGAGCTAACTTCACCTAGGAAGCCATCACGCGGCTCTAGTCAGGGCCACCATAAGGAACCGAGGCTCCCACGGCCTTCAGCATCCCCAAGGACTCATTCTCAGCAGAGTTTGTTATTCCAGGGGGAAACTACAATGCCCACGAGCTAACAGAAAGCCTATGCTGGAGATAAAAGCACACCAGATCTTGCAGGGGCGGGACCATTTAAAACAACGTTAAAAGGGAAAGTTGGCTTTTCTAAATTCCATGTTCTGTGTTCACAACTGCACACAGTACACAGgagcccacccccacccccacggtGGTGAATCATTTCAAACCACAAGGTCTTCAGACCCAGCCCTCTACACACCATCTGGACACTAGGCAAGAGAAGGATAGAgtttggagaccctgaccatttCACCATGAAGACCAAGCCCAAAATAAGAATGCAGACCCCGTGAACTGTGAATCCAATGCAGCCAGCACCAGCCCTGGGCTGTGGGCACCTGCCTACCACCACCACACACAAAGCCCGTCAGCCCAGGCTCCAAAACCAGGCCTGCTGAGGCCAGAGAGTCAGACCAGCAGCTGGTGCTGTTGAAACAGCTCTAGATGTGGGGCTGGGAGCCTGGGTACAGAATATCCCAGATCCTTTCCCTTTGACACCCCTTAAAAATGGGGAGAAAATGTCAGAGTGAGGCTGAAGATACAgcaaggttttgtttttttaaggaaaaaaaaaggtgccAAGATGGGGGAGGGAGGCTGCTCTTCTCTCAGGATCAGCTTTGTTCAGACTCAAGGCAGCAGAGGCAGAAATCCAGGCGTCCCAACCCAAGTGCTCTCCCATCACACTTCCAAAGGCTTCCCAGTGCTCGGAAGAGGCCAAGCTTAGCATggccccagtgtggactgtggatgtggctccCACAGTGGCCATCTGACGTGTCTCCAGACCCAAAGGACCCCATCCATCACCCAGAAGGGCAGAAGCCACAATCAAGagattgtttccaattctctggaTCCAACAAACAGGGGGACAATGTGTCATTTGCAAGACCAATTAGCTCATGCAGCAGCAGCATCCCGGGATTATGAAGACAGCACTAAAGACATGCAATGCCTACTCATGTTGTGACAGACAAAAGGCATCCTGCCGGAAGCCAGGTGCCTCCGAGGCCACCCCTGGTTCCTCATCAGCACGCTGGTGGCCTACACACATGCATGCCACATGTTGATTCTGACTAGAAGGCAAGACTCTGCTGTTTTCCAGACCCCTGAAGGAGGGAGACCCCAACACTTGAAATGCTGAACTCAGGGGCAGGATGCCTGGCAGAGAGGGGGACCCTTGCCTTTTGCAACTATTCCTTGTATCTGTCAGAGATACCAtactaaacaaaaataaataaagaaataaagcaaaatataACTAGGAAAAGCAGCAGATCACTACTACAAGCAAATTCTCCATCACATACCTGATCCTGCTGTTGAACAAAAAAACAGGAAATCGGAGATGGAAACAACAGAAAGGAAAGGATACAACAGTTAaggaaaattaaaacaacaataatcAAGCAGTCAACAGGGGTTAGGGGTACCACCGAAGCCAAGGGCCACACTCCAGCAGTCTGGCATTGCTACCTACCTGTCCCACTAGCCTGATGAACCCCAAACGCTACTCTGGCCCTGGACAGACCACACTGGCCAGCTAGTGTGTGTGCTGTCCCTACAACCAATACTAAGTCATGCTGTGCAGCAAAGTCACCGGGAAGGGTCTCCACCCCCAGAGTctgaccccactgggccctcccCACAGGTTAGTTATGAGCATGGCAATGGACCAGGGCTGCCCAAATTGAGGGCGAGGCGGTAGGCTGTTATAAACACACCACTCGCCACACCTAGCCTTGGGGCAATCTACCCTGGGGCCAGCGACGGCCTGGGCAGCAGATTTGACTACCTATTAAAAGCCTGAGCTTTGAGTCAACAATTCCAGCTTCAGTGACCCACACACTAAGGGAAAGAATGGGGATGGGCATAGATATATATTTGGCACTAAGGGTGTTTCTCATTCCGAGGGCAAACCTGAAAACAACCTACACACCTAGCCACAGGGGACTGGTCACACAGATTATGTTTGAtctatactgtgaattaatatgcAGCAGCCACATGAAAATCACCTGTACAAAGATAACTCAGTGATCAATAAATTGGGAGGGGGATGCAAACTACAAAATACAAagcaatatataaaaaatgaCCCCACAGACTTTTATGAAAATGCAAATGATTTTTGTGTGAagtattatttgtattttcaaaaaattttctaCACAgtatttatatggaaaaatattcatgttagcaACAAGGAAGTACTTCATTAGGTCGAGTCACATGGAAAGCTTATTTTCACCTACTTCAGCTGCACGTCTTCGTAACGTTGGCCTTTAAACATTTTTACAAGGCAGGCCGTGAGCAATGATCCCAAATAAACTGCTGTGCCTGGTTTATTTGGCAGATGACTGGagtaggcagaacaggcccaatggTCACCCTGCCAGGCTCTGTGGGTCAAGGGTCTCAACTGCAATGACTCAGCCACAAATGGGCTTCACTGGGTTCCAGCGGAACTGATCTAGTCTATGAAGGGCCAGAGGTGAGGGACCCCTGTGTTAGGAACAAACTCAAGGACCGACATCAATCCTGATGCAGAAAGGCAGCGTAGGGGAACAGTGCACCCCACCCTGCTCTGGCCCTCAGATTAGATCTAGGAAGGCCAAGCCAGCTCCCCAGCTCAGCATGCTGCAGGCCAGTCAGCTTCTTAACACAGTTCCAACATAGAGGAGCCAGCCCGCTTCCCATGTCTAACAGGGAATAAATGTCCCTGTCACGGGGACACAAGAGACGCCAGTGCAGGAGTCAGGGCCTGAGCAGCCACTAGCTGACCCCACTCCAGGGCAAAGGGCCAACTCCACCAGGCAGGATTCCCACCCTCCCCAGCTCCAAACTCAAGCTGCATGTGGCAGTGCTCAGGGTTGGTCTAGAGAGCAAACTACTACAGATCCCAGGGCTAAAGTCAGATACTAGCAATCTGACGGCCAGCTCGCGGGTGCACAGGCCAGCAGGCCACCAGCAGGCAGCCCTGGGATCAAGCTTCTTCCTTCAGCCTTTCTTGGGTGGGGGGACTGAGATTGAAGTGGAGAGCCTGCTGGTCAAAGGGAGTTCTTTCTGGCCTCAATTCAGTattttgagaatttaaaaaaaaaaaaaaaaaaaaaaggaaagaaagaaactaaactGTATCTGGAAACATCAACATTTAGGACAAAAATGCTAACCAAGGACTCTCCTGCCACCTACCATGTGCATCATCATCTGGATGGCGATTTCAGAGTACTGGCTGATATAGTTCTTGCACTGGAGAGAGAGAAACAGTTTTTCAGTTAATTAATTACTGCAGCAAAGAACCAAAAAACCAAACTAGCCTTTTCAATAGTGCTAACTGCTGATTATCAAGATTCCCACCTAtagagccaggcacggtggtgcatacctgtaatcccaggggctcgggaggctgaggcaggaggattttgagtttaaagccagtctcagaaatttagcaagaccctaagcaactcagagaccctgtctctaaataaaatattttaaaaagagctggggatgtggctcactgcttaagcacccctgggttcaatccctgtatcACCCCTAAAAAAAATTCCTATAGAATTTTATAATCTGCTCAGAACAAACTTTAATGAGATAAAAGTGACGTTATTTTATAACTTATAGAAAACGAACAGAGAATGTGGTTCTGAAACTGTTTACCAAAAGAACTAAAGAGATTTTGTCCTTCTTTATTTACGGCCAATTTGCCCCAAGGTCATTCAAAAGTTGCTCCGTAGCAGTTTGCAGTTGGGAGAGAAGGCAGTTACAGATCCACTGATGAGGAATCCAAGGATACTCTTGAAACCTTTACACATTCTCAGACAGGGCTGGTTATAAAATTTAAATCCAGTCAAGTCAAGAATGATTTTCAATGACCTGATTTCATACAAAGCGAGGCACTGCCAGCAGCCCCTCTCAGAACAGCTCCATTCTAAGCTAGTGCTTGCTTCTCATTAGAAACCAAGGGTAATGCGAACAGCCCTAGGAGAGGGTTTACC encodes the following:
- the Psap gene encoding prosaposin, which codes for MYAVLFLAGLLGTALAGPVPDLRKCSGGSAVLCQDLKTAVDCRALKHCQQTVWSKPMVKSLPCDICKQVITAAGDMLKNNATEEEILTYLEKTCDWLPNTNLSALCKEMVDSYLPVILDLIKGEMSRPGEVCSSLNLCQSLQKHLAELSHQKQLEANKIPEMDMTEVVAPFMANIPLLLYPQDGPQSKPQPKASGDVCQDCVQMVTDIQTAVRTNSTFVEGLVEHAKEECDRLGPGMADMCKNYISQYSEIAIQMMMHMQPKEICALVGFCDEVKEVPLQTLIPARVASENVLPALELMDPLEEELILAHANVLCKACQFVVKKVADLINNNSTMEKIVHALDTACSMLPKSVSTMCQEVVDTYSGYILSVLEEELNPEQVCRELRLCSSGKGQLEMIGRIGLPELPPLPKSPVLPKSPALPARVTPLKDGPFCEVCKKLVGYLEHNLEKNSTKQEILSALEKGCSFLPEPYQKQCDEFVTEYEPVLVEVLVEVMDPSFVCSKIGACSSARKLLLGAERCVWGPSYWCRNVETAAQCNAVEHCKRHVWN